A region of Heteronotia binoei isolate CCM8104 ecotype False Entrance Well chromosome 2, APGP_CSIRO_Hbin_v1, whole genome shotgun sequence DNA encodes the following proteins:
- the EDEM2 gene encoding ER degradation-enhancing alpha-mannosidase-like protein 2 — MLRSFHLLGWFCLCVLHLPGQLSPVTGKGIDIAHYRERVKSMFYHAYNNYLENAFPYDELRPLTCDGQDTWGSFSLTLIDALDTLLILGNVSEFQRVVSVLQEGVNFDIDVNASVFETNIRVVGGLLSAHLLSKKAGIEVEAGWPCSGPLLRMAEDAARKLLPAFQTPTGMPYGTVNLLHGVNPGETPVTCTAGIGTFIVEFATLSHLTGDPVFEDVARKALKTLWKNRSEIGLVGNHIDVVTAKWVAQDAGIGAGVDSYFEYLVKGAILLQDEELMSMFLDYNKAIKNYTKFDDWYLWVQMYKGTVSMPVFQSLEAYWPGLQSLIGDIDNAMRTFLNYYTVWRQFGGLPEFYNIPQGYTVEKREGYPLRPELIESAMYLYRATRDPTLLEMGRDVVEAIEKISKVDCGFATIKDLRDHRLDNRMESFFLAETVKYLYLLFDSDNFIHNNGSSFDVVLTPYGECVLGAGGYIFNTEAHPIDPAALHCCKKQKEEQWEVEDLIREFYSLKRSKKFTLTRTSDKREGEGQKDSADPSSKCCMEQINSKQKERRIPLLSCPSQSFTSKLAVLGQVFLDNT; from the exons ATGCTGCGCTCATTCCACTTGCTGGGCTGGTTCTGTCTGTGCGTCCTGCACCTGCCGGGGCAGCTGTCTCCTGTCACAGGGAAGGGGATCGACATCGCCCATTATAG GGAGCGAGTCAAGTCCATGTTTTATCATGCTTATAACAACTACTTGGAAAATGCCTTCCCCTATGATGAACTGCGTCCTTTGACATGTGATGGACAGGATACTTGGGGAAG TTTTTCTCTCACACTGATTGATGCTCTAGATACTCTACTA ATTTTGGGAAACGTCTCAGAATTCCAGAGAGTTGTCAGCGTTCTGCAGGAAGGTGTGAATTTTGATATTGACGTAAATGCTTCTGTCTTTGAAACCAATATCAGAG TGGTTGGCGGCCTCCTGTCTGCTCACTTGCTGTCAAAAAAGGCTGGCATTGAAGTGGAAGCAGGATGGCCATGCTCTGGACCCCTCCTGAGGATGGCAGAGGATGCAGCTCGGAAACTTTTGCCAG CTTTTCAGACTCCAACTGGAATGCCATATGGGACAGTTAATTTATTACATGGAGTCAACCCTGGAGAGACTCCAGTGACTTGCACTGCTGGTATCGGTACATTTATAGTGGAATTTGCTACTTTGAGTCATCTTACAGGAGATCCAGTGTTTGAAGATGTTGCCAGAAAAGCTCTTAAGACCCTTTGGAAAAATCGGTCTGAGATTGGCTTG GTGGGTAACCATATTGATGTGGTGACTGCCAAGTGGGTGGCCCAGGATGCTGGCATTGGAGCTGGAGTAGATTCCTACTTTGAGTATCTTGTTAAAGGAGCCATCCTCTTGCAGGATGAGGAGCTGATGTCCATGTTCCTTG ATTATAACAAAGCCATAAAGAACTACACAAAATTTGATGATTGGTACCTCTGGGTTCAGATGTACAAAGGAACAGTCTCAATGCCAGTCTTCCAGTCCCTCGAGGCTTACTGGCCTGGCTTACAG AGCCTTATTGGCGACATAGATAATGCAATGCGAACATTCCTCAATTATTACACAGTTTGGAGGCAATTTGGTGGCCTGCCAGAGTTCTATAACATTCCCCAGGGCTATACAGTGGAAAAACGTGAAGGATACCCACTTAGACCTG AACTAATTGAGAGTGCAATGTATTTATATCGTGCTACGCGAGATCCTACCCTGTTGGAGATGGGCAGAGATGTTGTAGAAGCAATAGAGAAAATCAGCAAGGTTGATTGTGGCTTTGCAACA ATCAAAGATCTGAGAGATCACAGATTGGATAACCGCATGGAGTCCTTCTTCTTGGCCGAAACGGTGAAATATTTGTATCTGCTGTTTGATTCAGATAACTTTATTCATAACAATGGGTCATCCTTTGATGTCGTGCTGACACCATATGGTGAAtgtgttcttggtgctggtggATACATCTTCAATACAGAAGCTCATCCGATAGACCCGGCTGCCTTGCACTGTTGcaagaaacaaaaagaagagcAGTGGGAAGTTGAAGATTTAATCCGAGAATTCTATTCTCTGAAAAGAAGCAAGAAATTCACATTGACAAGAACTTCAGATAAAAGAGAAGGTGAAGGGCAGAAAGACTCTGCAGACCCTTCATCTAAATGCTGTATGGAGCAAATAAACTctaaacaaaaagaaagaagaatcCCCCTCTTGAGCTGTCCCAGCCAATCTTTTACCTCAAAATTAGCAGTTTTAGGACAGGTCTTCTTGGACAACACATAA